A part of Entelurus aequoreus isolate RoL-2023_Sb linkage group LG03, RoL_Eaeq_v1.1, whole genome shotgun sequence genomic DNA contains:
- the pax9 gene encoding paired box protein Pax-9 — MEPAFGEVNQLGGVFVNGRPLPNAIRLRIVELAQLGIRPCDISRQLRVSHGCVSKILARYNETGSILPGAIGGSKPRVTTPTVVKHIRTYKQRDPGIFAWEIRDRLLADGVCDKFNLPSVSSISRILRNKIGNLAQQSPYEAGKAPPHPATQPALPYNHLYSYPSSKVPTAAGMHTLPGHMAMHRIWPSSHSVTDILGIRSITEQQNAEWLAHSEQLCHGAQHPGLPGAHPGAGAHPGASASLHGVQRHHVGLCDRSHVAAGQWQL, encoded by the exons ATGG AACCAGCCTTCGGCGAGGTGAACCAGCTGGGCGGCGTGTTCGTCAACGGCCGCCCGCTGCCCAACGCCATCCGGCTGCGCATCGTGGAGCTGGCGCAGCTGGGCATCCGTCCGTGCGACATCAGCCGGCAGCTGCGCGTCTCGCACGGCTGCGTCAGCAAGATCCTGGCGCGCTACAACGAGACGGGCTCCATCCTGCCGGGCGCCATCGGGGGCAGCAAGCCGCGCGTCACCACGCCCACCGTGGTCAAGCACATACGGACGTACAAGCAGCGCGACCCGGGGATTTTTGCCTGGGAGATCCGGGACCGGCTGCTCGCCGACGGCGTGTGCGACAAGTTCAACCTGCCCTCCGTCAGCTCCATCAGCCGGATCTTGCGCAACAAGATCGGGAACTTGGCCCAGCAGAGTCCCTACGAGGCCGGCAAGGCGCCTCCGCACCCGGCAACGCAGCCCGCGCTGCCTTACAACCACTTGTACTCGTACCCGAGCTCCAAGGTGCCCACGGCCGCTGGAATGCACACCCTCCCCGGACACATGGCCATGCACCGGATATGGCCCTCGTCGCACTCCGTCACAGATATTCTGGGGATCCGCTCCATCACAGAGCAGCAAA ACGCGGAGTGGCTCGCCCACAGCGAGCAGCTGTGTCACGGCGCCCAGCATCCCGGTCTACCGGGGGCCCACCCCGGTGCCGGTGCCCACCCCGGTGCCAGTGCCAGCCTCCACGGCGTGCAGCGGCACCACGTGGGCCTCTGCGACCGCAGCCACGTGGCGGCCGGGCAGTGGCAGCTGTGA